One region of Bacillus zhangzhouensis genomic DNA includes:
- the rpsR gene encoding 30S ribosomal protein S18 has protein sequence MAGGRRGGRAKRRKVCFFTSNGITHIDYKDVDLLRKFVSERGKILPRRVTGTSAKYQRKLTLAIKRSRQMALLPYVTGE, from the coding sequence ATGGCAGGTGGACGCAGAGGCGGTCGTGCGAAACGTCGTAAAGTATGTTTCTTTACTTCTAACGGTATCACGCACATCGATTACAAAGATGTTGATCTTCTTAGAAAGTTTGTTTCTGAGCGTGGTAAAATTTTACCTCGTCGTGTAACAGGAACTAGCGCTAAGTATCAACGTAAATTGACTTTAGCAATCAAAAGATCACGTCAAATGGCATTACTTCCATACGTTACTGGTGAGTAA
- the ssbA gene encoding single-stranded DNA-binding protein SsbA — protein sequence MLNRVVLVGRLTKDPELRYTPNGAAVATFTLAVNRTFTNQSGEREADFINCVTWRRQAENVANFLKKGSLAGVDGRLQTRNYENQQGQRVFVTEVQAESVQFLEPKNGGAGSGGYSGGGNSGGQYYGGSQNDQNPFGNEPSQNPYGNQNNQNRNQGNSFNDDPFANDGKPIDISDDDLPF from the coding sequence ATGCTAAACCGTGTTGTATTGGTCGGAAGACTAACAAAAGACCCTGAGCTTCGCTACACGCCTAATGGTGCGGCTGTAGCCACGTTTACTCTAGCTGTGAATCGTACGTTTACGAATCAATCTGGAGAGCGTGAAGCCGATTTCATTAACTGTGTTACTTGGAGAAGACAAGCCGAGAACGTGGCTAATTTCTTGAAAAAAGGAAGTCTTGCCGGTGTAGACGGTCGTTTGCAGACAAGAAACTATGAAAATCAGCAAGGACAGCGTGTCTTCGTGACAGAGGTTCAAGCTGAAAGTGTTCAATTTCTTGAGCCTAAGAACGGCGGTGCTGGTTCAGGTGGATACAGCGGCGGTGGCAATAGCGGAGGCCAGTATTATGGCGGCAGCCAAAATGATCAGAACCCATTTGGAAACGAACCAAGTCAAAATCCATATGGCAATCAAAACAACCAAAATCGTAATCAGGGAAATAGTTTCAATGATGACCCATTTGCGAACGATGGTAAACCGATTGACATCTCCGATGATGATTTGCCATTCTAA
- the rpsF gene encoding 30S ribosomal protein S6, giving the protein MRKYEVMYIIRPTVDDEAKKAVIERFNNVLTSNGAEITGTKDWGKRRLAYEINDFRDGFYQIVNVQSDAAAVQEFDRLAKISDDIIRHIVVKEEV; this is encoded by the coding sequence ATGAGAAAGTACGAAGTTATGTACATTATCCGCCCAACAGTTGACGATGAGGCTAAAAAAGCAGTTATCGAGCGTTTTAATAACGTGTTAACTTCTAACGGTGCGGAGATCACTGGAACAAAGGATTGGGGTAAACGTCGTCTTGCATACGAAATCAACGATTTCCGTGACGGTTTCTACCAAATCGTAAACGTTCAATCTGACGCTGCAGCAGTTCAAGAATTTGACCGCTTAGCTAAGATCAGTGACGATATCATTCGACACATTGTTGTTAAAGAAGAAGTTTAA
- the ychF gene encoding redox-regulated ATPase YchF yields MALTAGIVGLPNVGKSTLFNAITQAGAESANYPFCTIDPNVGIVEVPDERLQKLTELVQPKKTVPTAFEFTDIAGIVKGASKGEGLGNKFLSHIRQVDAICHVVRAFADDNITHVAGKVDPVADIETINLELILADLETVEKRLARVSKLAKQKDKEAVAEFEILSKLMNAFEAGKSARSVEFTDEQQKFVKQLHLLTSKPVLYVANVSEDEVADHDGNEYVQQIREFASGENAEVIVVCAKIESEIAELEGEEKQMFLEELGINESGLDQLIRASYSLLGLATYFTAGEQEVRAWTFKKGMKAPECAGIIHTDFERGFIRAETVAYEDLLAGGSMSAAKEAGKVRLEGKEYVVKDGDVIHFRFNV; encoded by the coding sequence ATGGCTTTAACAGCTGGAATTGTTGGCTTACCTAACGTCGGGAAGTCAACGCTATTTAATGCAATTACACAGGCTGGAGCGGAGTCTGCTAACTATCCGTTTTGTACCATTGATCCAAACGTTGGAATTGTAGAAGTTCCAGACGAGCGGTTACAAAAGCTGACAGAATTAGTGCAGCCGAAAAAGACAGTTCCCACTGCTTTCGAATTCACTGATATTGCGGGTATTGTCAAAGGTGCATCTAAAGGTGAAGGTTTAGGGAATAAATTCCTTTCGCATATTCGTCAAGTAGATGCGATTTGTCACGTGGTCAGAGCTTTTGCTGACGATAACATTACACACGTAGCTGGTAAGGTTGATCCTGTGGCAGATATTGAAACGATTAATCTCGAATTGATTTTGGCTGATTTAGAAACAGTTGAAAAGCGTTTAGCTCGTGTGAGTAAGCTTGCAAAACAAAAGGACAAGGAAGCAGTAGCTGAATTTGAGATTTTGTCAAAGCTAATGAACGCATTTGAAGCTGGGAAATCGGCAAGATCTGTAGAATTTACTGATGAGCAGCAAAAGTTTGTGAAACAGCTTCATTTACTCACATCTAAACCAGTTCTTTATGTAGCAAATGTGAGTGAGGATGAAGTAGCGGATCATGACGGCAACGAATATGTGCAGCAAATCCGTGAGTTTGCTTCTGGTGAAAACGCTGAAGTCATCGTCGTTTGTGCGAAAATTGAGTCTGAAATTGCAGAGCTTGAAGGAGAAGAGAAGCAGATGTTCCTTGAAGAGCTTGGTATTAATGAATCGGGGCTTGATCAGCTAATTAGAGCATCTTATTCACTTCTAGGATTAGCTACGTATTTCACAGCAGGTGAGCAAGAGGTACGTGCTTGGACATTTAAAAAAGGAATGAAAGCGCCAGAATGTGCTGGAATCATTCACACAGACTTCGAGCGCGGATTTATTCGTGCTGAAACGGTTGCGTATGAGGATTTACTGGCTGGCGGAAGCATGTCTGCTGCTAAAGAAGCAGGAAAAGTTCGTCTAGAAGGTAAAGAATATGTAGTGAAAGATGGAGACGTCATTCATTTCCGTTTTAATGTATAG